The Frankiaceae bacterium nucleotide sequence ATATAGATGTAAGCCCACTCCGGCATAACAGCGTCGGCTATGTTCATGGCATTCGTGACCAAATAGACATGAACCCGACCTACCAGCGCCAAGGTGCGATATGGCCCGTCGACAAGCAGCAACTTCTCATCGACTCTCTCTTGAACAACTTCGACATTCCCAAGATCTACTTCCACCAGTTTGCGACGCCAATGACGATTGACGGCCGGCGTGTACGTTACGCATTGGTTGATGGAAAGCAGCGCCTTGAGGCCATTTGGGGTTATCTTGATAACGCCTTCCCGCTAGGTGACGATTTCGTTCTATTCGACGATCCCCAAGTGAGTGCGGCGGGACTCACCTATAACGAGCTGTCGCAGAAACACCCAGAGCTTGCGGCCTTAATGAATGCGACATCGCTCGACATCGTTGCTATACGAACAGACGATCTTGAGATGATCGAAGAAATGTTCTCGAGGTTGAACGAGGCCGTACCCCTCAACGCCGCCGAAAAGCGGAATGCCATTGGTGGCCCCGCCCGAAGTGCCGTATTATCCCTAGTCACGCACGAGTTTTTTTCCAAAAAATTAGGGTTTTCGAACAAGCGGTATCGCCACTACGATCTAGCCGCAAAGTTTCTCCTCTGGGCAGATGATCCGGACTTTGGCACTCAGAGCGTGCCGGCCGACGTCTCGGTGCGAGATGTCAAGAAGTATCGGCTGGATGCGTTCTTCCACGAGGTCAAGGACTCCCCTCAGGGCGGGACGCGCATGAATAGTGCTTCGGTAGAAGCGATGAAGGTACTCGACTCCCTCGCGAGTGTATTCGTCGACAATGACCGGATGCTATTATCCAGTGTAAGCATGGTGTCCCTGTACTTCCTACTGTTCCAGTTGCGCCTCAGGCAGAAGGTCGACTTGCCCCAGCGCGCCGACCTGGTCGAGTTCGACCGGGTCAGGCACGAGAACCGGGCCGTCGCAGAAGACGAGTTGGAGCCGGCGCAATACAACCTACTGGAGTTCGACCGACTCGCGCAGAGTCCAAATGACCGCAGTGCGCTCGAATTTAGATTAAGGGTGCTTGACGATTGGCTCACTGGTGAGCTGTAGTGCTGTGGTGGCCGCCTAATACTTGAGTCTCAACCGTATCAGCGACAGCCTCTACATCCCGCCTGACCTCGCTCTCCCATACCCGTACAACGCGCCAGCCGAGAGAAACGAGCGCCGCATTAACCTCCCGATCGCGTGCGATATTTCGTTGGATCTTTGTACGCCACCGCTCCGGGTCGCGATGTCGAGCGAACTGCGCCTCGAACGAATCGAAGCCACGCTCTCGCCACCCCTGACCGTGCCAGAAGTCGCCATCGACAAAAACCACCAGACGCGCACGCGCGAATACGATGTCCGGTCGCCCCGGAATGCTCCTCGCGTGTAGACGATATCGAAGACCGCGCCGGTGTAGCGCCCGACGAAGAAGAAGTTCAGGCTCGGTGTTCTTGCTCTTCACCGCCGCCATGATCCGGCTGGTGACTGCGGCATCCCGCACTAGAGAGCCTCCTCGGAACCCTTCTCGATGCCGTCGTCCTTGTCGGCGTTGGGCACTTCGGCCGCTCCAAGGCGACGGGGGCCTTCGGCGAACGTCACTCCACCACCGAACGAGCGCCAATAGAACATGGCGCTGTCGTACTCAGTTCCATTCTCGGGATACAAGATGATGTAACCCGGTAGCGCGGTGGCTTGCCACCGTGGAGGCAGCGCTTTGAGAACGATTGCTATCGCATCACGCGCGGGCATCCTGGCGTCGGGAATCATCAGGGACGCGTTCGTGTAGTCGCTCGCCGCTGAATCGTTTCTCCTCGGGTCCTCGAACCTCAGGAGGTACGGAAGGGCCGCCTTCAGCATCGGCAGGGCTTCGGCCGCGGTCATCGGTCCCGGCAGCAGATCGACCACCACGTCAAGGTTGATCGGGTGCAGCGCATCGAAGTGGTTGACCGCGACCCTGCTGGTGTCACGGCGGCGACCCGGATCGTTGTTCCCGAAGCCGTTCGTGTTCCACAACGCCGCGCTGTGCGTCCGATGTCGCTTGATGAGCAGTGTTTCGGGGGCGGACGCCTCAAGGTCCTCGTCCACGTAGAGACACACGAAGCGGACTTCGCGATCTTCGAACCCTTGGCGTCCGGACAGCTTCCTCGCGTGCGCCGCGAGACGGGATGGCAGTGACCTACTCGCCTTGCCGATGTACACGAGCTCGTCGTTGATGAGCAACTGGTAGACGCCGGGTCGGTCCTGCAGGTGGGTGAGCGCATCCACCGTGAGCACCGTGGGAACGCAACGGCGCAACGCCTCGGCCAGTTGATCCGCTAGAGCACGCGTGATGGAGAGCTTGAAATCGAGGTCCGGCCGCGAGTCACTCACGGATCAACGCTATCGCGGTGACGTCAGACGCCGGTCAAGGTTCGGAGCCGCTCGCCGACGGCTTGAGCGACCCGAACGGCGACGGCGTTGCCGATGTGACGCATAGCGTGGCTGCGGGCTCCGGTGAACTCGTACCAGTCCGGGAACCCTTGGACGCGAGCCGCCTCTCGGGTAGTCATGTATCGCAACGAGCCATCGGAGAAGCGGATCATCGCCTCGCCACCGCAGACGCCATGAACACCCGCCTTGATCGTCTTGGCCGGCGCGTCGATGTCACTTCCGGTATGTCCAGGGTAGGAACGCGCGCCGGGAACCCCGACGTGGTTCGGCCACTGTCCACGTTGCTCGCCGTCCACGGGAGTCGGAAGCGGCTCTGGCTCGCGCAGTACGTCACGCACCGTGCGCCAACGCTTGTCCGATGGCCTCCCCGTATCGCGTAGTCGGGCTATGCGACGCGAGACGATCGAGGGGGCTTGCGGCAATCCGCTACGGACGATCCCACGCACGACGGGGTCATCAGCGTGCTCTTCCCAATACGACCCGCTGACGTACTTGTCGTAGAGCAGCGCGTCCTCCGAGTGATCGCCGGCCAGTTCGCCCCACTCGACCCCGAGGTCCTCGCGGATCCCGATCAGGAAGACCCGGCGCCGCGACTGCCCAACACCGACGTCGGCGGCCAGGATGACCTGTCTCGCGACGCGATACCGGACATCCGTCCCCGGCCCACGTCGACGCACTCGTGCCCAGTGGTCATGCCACGTCTCCCCGCGACGGGGCACCACGGACGGGGCCTCGAGTTGGTCACGGACGTAGTCGAAGTACGGCTTGAACGATGGTCGCAACAGGCCCGGGACGTTCTCGAAGACCACCATCTTCGGGACGCATGCACGGACGACGTCCAACGCCGCCGGGAACATGTTCCGTTCGTCGTTGTCGCCAGCGTGGAGTCCACCGAGCGAGAAGGGCTGGCACGGAGGCCCGCCGGCGACCAGATCGATGCC carries:
- a CDS encoding Eco29kI family restriction endonuclease, with amino-acid sequence MSDSRPDLDFKLSITRALADQLAEALRRCVPTVLTVDALTHLQDRPGVYQLLINDELVYIGKASRSLPSRLAAHARKLSGRQGFEDREVRFVCLYVDEDLEASAPETLLIKRHRTHSAALWNTNGFGNNDPGRRRDTSRVAVNHFDALHPINLDVVVDLLPGPMTAAEALPMLKAALPYLLRFEDPRRNDSAASDYTNASLMIPDARMPARDAIAIVLKALPPRWQATALPGYIILYPENGTEYDSAMFYWRSFGGGVTFAEGPRRLGAAEVPNADKDDGIEKGSEEAL
- a CDS encoding DUF262 domain-containing protein, encoding MNPTYQRQGAIWPVDKQQLLIDSLLNNFDIPKIYFHQFATPMTIDGRRVRYALVDGKQRLEAIWGYLDNAFPLGDDFVLFDDPQVSAAGLTYNELSQKHPELAALMNATSLDIVAIRTDDLEMIEEMFSRLNEAVPLNAAEKRNAIGGPARSAVLSLVTHEFFSKKLGFSNKRYRHYDLAAKFLLWADDPDFGTQSVPADVSVRDVKKYRLDAFFHEVKDSPQGGTRMNSASVEAMKVLDSLASVFVDNDRMLLSSVSMVSLYFLLFQLRLRQKVDLPQRADLVEFDRVRHENRAVAEDELEPAQYNLLEFDRLAQSPNDRSALEFRLRVLDDWLTGEL
- a CDS encoding DNA cytosine methyltransferase codes for the protein MATSVELFAGGGGMALGLHLAGFDHLRLVEWDERACDTLRLNATRPDPTIGQPPWAVERVECGDVRKFAAERAADYHGIDLVAGGPPCQPFSLGGLHAGDNDERNMFPAALDVVRACVPKMVVFENVPGLLRPSFKPYFDYVRDQLEAPSVVPRRGETWHDHWARVRRRGPGTDVRYRVARQVILAADVGVGQSRRRVFLIGIREDLGVEWGELAGDHSEDALLYDKYVSGSYWEEHADDPVVRGIVRSGLPQAPSIVSRRIARLRDTGRPSDKRWRTVRDVLREPEPLPTPVDGEQRGQWPNHVGVPGARSYPGHTGSDIDAPAKTIKAGVHGVCGGEAMIRFSDGSLRYMTTREAARVQGFPDWYEFTGARSHAMRHIGNAVAVRVAQAVGERLRTLTGV